Genomic window (Macaca thibetana thibetana isolate TM-01 chromosome 6, ASM2454274v1, whole genome shotgun sequence):
agagaaaaactgtaaaatgaaaaaggatagataaataagaaattaataatcTAGGATTTTGGCAGCTGGACCAAATTGTCACctgttgttctgtttttctaattattctcCCTGTAATTTACTCAGCTGTGCCTATAATTCTCAAGCATGTATGAAGTTAACACAGGAGTTAAAGTTGTTAAGGTCAAGCTAACTGTTTATTTTACTTACAACTATTTGAGTAAAAGATAATACTCATTTTTGTAAGAAATTTCAAAGAATAAGAGATTTAGtgctttctaaaatgaaaaagtaaatactCATGTAACAGATTTGTACATTAGGTGAGGTACAATTTAGTAGTTAACCGTATTTTATTCTTGATCCCAAAGTGTTGAATTCAGTATAGTAGTTCAATTCAAATTCTggatttttatttgctaatattaaTCCATAGCTTTAAAAAGTGATacttaaagcaaatgaaaacaaagcttCATCTAAAAGAAAGTTTCACATACAATTTGCTCTAAATGGAAATTTACTGGTTCTTCAtttatcataaaattattttgaaatgtaaaattcaaatataGCCATTGAATATTGAAAAACTACACAAAAATATCTCCCCAAAATATCATTGATGTATCTGATTTAATTCAAAGAACTAAACAGCCATTTCTTCCtcatcaaacacacacactcatacacacacatttacgTACAATTATatactatgtatgtgtgtgatcTTTAAAACAATAAACGTGACATTCTAGCATTGAACAAGgtgcaatttaattttttattttaaatgcctaACAGCTATAGAATATCTCAACTTGAGCAGTAGTTGTTTAACCCAGATACCTATACTTTgtcttaattttgaaaatgtatagtgctcagacaaaaaaaaaacaaacaaaaaaactgtgtaGTGAGGCCCTACTTTTGATAAGATAGACATTAAAGTTTTCCTAATTTCTGTCATAGGACAAAAATTACTTTAGCAGACTAAAACTTATGCTGAAATGAGATGATAtaattttctgtctctgaaaTAAGAAAGTTAAGTTAAACACACATTTATGCAAAAGAGAGATCATATTTAGTAAGTAttcttaacacaataaaaatggaGGTATCCTATTTATATCTGATTTAGTTTTTTGGGATGAAAATTACCTAAAACTGCAAATTAGAGCAATAACTTTGTGGTGAACACTTCTTATTAACTATACACCATTTTCTAGAACTtcctttatatttcaaaattttctactttctatttcacCAAGTTTGTTCCCTGCGGTCTTGGTAATGCCTGACAGCTGTCATTAACTAAGCACTGATCATTTAAAACTCAGAAGATTAAAGGTAGAATAGTTTTTCTTTCAGGGAGGGGATACAGTTTTGAACAAGATGGCAGACAGAAACAACTTGTGGAAGCTGTGTTTCGCAAAGAACACACAGCTTTTGAAAATTTCTGTCAAAACACTTGTTGGAAGCAAAACTGTGTGTAGTTCCAGTTTTCTCAACCAGAGTAGAGAAAACTACAGAAGATAAAAACCTATGTGAAATAAAAGCGGATTGGCCAGCAGGAAGTGTTTAAGCTATAACAAAACTATATTCTTAGCaattttctcttatttacatattttaaggaCACACAAAATGTCAACTATAGGAAGAAAAGACCACATTTCAATTCCTCATATAATTGAACAAAACATCAGTAAGCACTAGCTTCAAAAACATGTTAATTGTTTCTCTAGCTTCTGTGCCTTTACAGCTACATAGGAATAAGGAAAAATTCAATTCCAATGTATTTGAACTTCTTGACAGGTATAGACTATTTGAACATGAGCTGTATTTGTTTAGCCCAGATGTATGATACTGAAATGTACTACATTAGAAGGCAGATGAATGTGGAAACTTGCAGCACACGGAGATTTGACCATTAGGTAACCTTATAACAATACAAAAGTTCACCGTTTGTCCCACGAATGAGGCACTAATTTTATATGCAGGATTTGTGGGAAAGACTGTCTTTCTGGATCATGACTAAAGACAAGTAACACTTGCTGGGTCAGTGAGAAAATTGTTAGTACTATTGGTGCCAATTTAGAGAATATTAATGTATGGAAATTAAAGAAGTTGGTCTGTCTGAGTCATTTGAATACTGGGTTAGAATGTCAATGGATATAAAAAAATGACCTTCAAACTCAGGAGATAGCTTTAGAAAATGAGAGCAGGGCAGTGGGAGCAGTGAAATGATTATTTACAAGTATTTACTATCACAACAAGAAAACACAATAGACAATCATTCTAAGAAATCATCTTTagatagaaatagaaaacttttatATCCAATTTTAGCTTTTCATTTGTtgcaagaaaaaagcaactaTTGTGTTTCTCATTACGGAGTTTGACAAAGCCCACAGtcaattatatctttaaaaagttattaaaatgccTTTGACCATACATCTTATTGTTGTATATATTACCTATTGcgttctaaatttttaaaactatgattaaTGATTCTTTATTAgtaattatactttttttgtttatgaAATGACTCACAAGATGTAAGTATaattcttaagagaaaaaatattaatggcaCAACACAATAATTGCATACAAtttatcagaaaaatgtaaataccaCACAAGTAATGAACTCTCTGCCATGTGTTTTATGTGGTATTCATCCTCAGCGGAGAAAATACCTGCCTCCATGTTAATATGATAAAAGACATGCCAACAAAGGCCCCATATGAAAGGGTTGAAGTGCATCATGACAATATGCTAGGACAACGTAAGGCTGTGTTATAACTTGGTGCTAATATGTGTATGAAATCAAATGCATATAGACAATTCTATCTCTTGTGCCCTTAGTCAAACTTTAGCTTCGATTGTTCTAATAGTTCTATTTTGGAAGGAGTGACTGCAAGTCATAGAATGACTTGCCTCAATCTGCATTCATTTCAAACAAACTAAGCCACAgatattaacagaaaaataatgataataaattaaaatttactacTGCTTGTGCATTTTTATCCATGACTTACGAATGAAGGGATTCCAGGGTGGGCAGGGAATGGGAATAAAGCGATGGATAGTTTaatattagatttaaaaaaaaagaaaataagtgtgcTCAGGCTTAATTTTccatatgattaaaaaataaagttataaaatacatgtatctCTACTAACCTTTGTGAGTATTCTTTCTGTCCAATTCAGCACTATCATTATCAGGTACAATATCCTCCAAGTGCCAGGGCAGTCTGCTAACTTGGAGTTCTTCAATTAAGCTTCCTAATTAGACCTACAAGGTCATTGGAATTTAGAATACCAAAGGAATGGACCATTTGGGAATAAAAtcttgaaataacattttacctAATTATTAATCATATTTCATTGTGAAAGTTACATTTGGGATACTATTACATTAATCTGCATGGTTTAGTAAAACACACTTTAGAGGTGCCTGAAAGGCTCTTTATCCTTTAAAGCATCAGTTCAGGGTTTTCCATTTCCCCGGAGATAACTGATGCCAATCCAATGTCACAGaggaaacaatttcttttttacatCAGGTCATGGGTGAATCTAAATGTCATAAGCTGATTTCCCCATTGATCAATTAAGGTGCTGTACTTGACccactttcaaatatatatatgcataatgcTAACTTTCcaatataatttacataacaaATATATTGTAATACTTTAAATTCTCTCTACCTTTAATATTTTACCTCAATGGCATTGTTGAACAGACGGCTTCAGagcaaatattttgtaaaagtatTTATCGGACTAATATACTTTAATTCTTGAGAAACTCCTGTCTGTATGCTTATGTATCAATGAATAATtgctaaagtatatttttatttcactataaTCTACCTTTtctccaaaattaataaaatacaaatgtttaatatgttcaaaattatattttctaagtttatttAAAACCTTTTACATTTAcagcatttcttattttatttttgacattcaTAGAAAAGGCATTGCAAATCACTACTTAGCTCATAATTGAATAAGATCTATTTCATAAAAAGTGGCATTCTAAAGTCAACTGGAATTTTTGGAATTAATTATGCACACAGATACGGGCTATGTTGATAATATAATTTATAGTCTGACCCAGGATATTTTAGAGTGAAAACACGTGCTAATAATATGTACACAGTCATAAAAGTTGTAAACCAGGGGAGAAATATGGTCACATTGGGATGAACAAATGGTTGTGAGGCAAAATATTTGTTTGGTATGTGCACAAACATTTAGAGTAGAATCAGCTTTTCAAGAAAACATgaattgagaaaaatgaaaaagtgacaGACTATTGCTTTTTCCAGCTTTCAGGGTTTATGACAGAAACACAAAATCAAGACTTTGTATAAATTATATTGGCTATGATACCATCTCTTCCCACTCAGTCAATTCATAATATATTCtcattttgaaactattttaaagtagGAAGGAAATTTTTATTCAATTGTCTCATCCTtccatttttataactttatggGTGACACTGACAGATAAATGAAATTGATCATCAACATTTTAAACAAGGTAGTCACTATTATGTGTAGATAATAGAAAATTATGTTCATGGGAATCACAATTGTCATAgcataaattaattatttaaccCATCCTTCTCTTGAGAAAATGATGGGTCACAGCTTTTTCACAAGATGGCGCCGAAAGCGAAGAAGGAAGCTCCTGCCCCTCCTAAAGCCGAAGCCAAAGCGAAGGCTTTAAAGGCCAAGAAGGCAGTGTTGAAAGGTGtccacagccacaaaaaaaagaagatccgCACGTCACCCACCTTCCGGCGGCCCAAGACACTGCGACTCCGGAGGCAGCCCAAATATCCTCGGAAGAGCGCCCCCAGGAGAAACAAGCTTGACCACTATGCTATCATCAAGTTTCCACTGACTACTGAGTCTGCCATGAAGAAGATAGAAGACAACAACATACTTGTGTTCATTGTGGATGTTAAAGCCAACAAGCACCAGATTAAAcaggctgtgaagaagctctatgACATTGATGTGGCCAAGGTCAACACCCTGATTCGGCCTGATGGAGAGAAAAAGGCGTATGTTCGACTGGCTCCTGATTACGATGCTTTGGATGTTGCCAACAAAATTGGGATCATCTAAACTGAGTCCAGCTGcctaattctaaatatatatatatatatcttttcaacataaaaaaaaaaaaaaaagaaagaaagaaaatgatgggTCACAATTAATAGAAAAGTAATTTTGTATTCAAAGCAAACAACAGTAATTCATAAAAATTCACATTGTCTCCTTAAGATAGACCACATAAAACAGTTCCCAAAACATTGTAAACAAAATGCATTGTTTTTAAAcagcatacttttaaaaatcctttacatATCTGATACGATGACATTTCCTAGAAATTCATATATCTTTTGGCAAAAAGACTTTGGTCTGTATCTCATCATGAACATCTAAAAAACAAgtagaatatttaatttaaactatTACAGGCAATGAGGCAGCTTCAGTAATTTCCTGAAACAGAATTTCACTAACatttttttgtcaaaaaaaagaaaagagaaaacggGGTTTGTGGTAATGCACAAAATCTAATGAAATAACTGATGTAAAGCAATTCGGTGCTATAGATTTGCAACTTACTCCACCATGGTTGGCTGCAGCAAGGCTGCCTCATGCAATGCAGCAGACATATTGTCAGGCACGTGCTTTAGTCtgaatctgttttctctttcctgcagGGTGTtgagtgaaaatgaaaactcATAATTTATATCAGAGAAAACAGAGATCAATAAGAGATCAAGAGTTGTACACCTCTCAATGTGTTCACTCTGTTGAGTGCTGATAACTTATAGTGGAGAAGTGAAACTGAAGTCAAATGCAGCTTTGAGGTACTCCGCTTAACTACACTCAAATGTGATAAATGAGTAGTTCTCATAAGCATAGTACACtgtagatgtatgtgtgtgtgcaagtgtatatatatacacacacatatgtgtgtgtgtgtatatatatgtgtgtgtgtgtgtgtgtgtgtgtgtatatatatggctCTGGCCCCATAAATTCATAATGATTTCTTTTAGAGTATCCAAAGGCCAGAATATGATTTGTGACAGA
Coding sequences:
- the LOC126956287 gene encoding 60S ribosomal protein L23a-like; protein product: MAPKAKKEAPAPPKAEAKAKALKAKKAVLKGVHSHKKKKIRTSPTFRRPKTLRLRRQPKYPRKSAPRRNKLDHYAIIKFPLTTESAMKKIEDNNILVFIVDVKANKHQIKQAVKKLYDIDVAKVNTLIRPDGEKKAYVRLAPDYDALDVANKIGII